Genomic DNA from Brassica rapa cultivar Chiifu-401-42 chromosome A04, CAAS_Brap_v3.01, whole genome shotgun sequence:
atatcaaatatttatatatagttattaacCTATTGTTATTAATTAAACCATATATTTGACTATTATTTTACTTAACTGTATATACTACTCTAAATcgtaaaaacaaatttaaaaaattatcgtGTACTcatttatcatatatttatttacagaATTTATACacttgattttttatttgatatatttttatgtattttgaatCCTAGAACACAAATACGTTTTTGATTGAGATATAATtcattttaatgaaaaaaatatttatttatttttatataatatatatagttattaatttatatttttaataagatcatatatttacttttattttatctaaTTGTATACACTAGTCTAAAtcgtaaacaaaaatttaaattaaattttcatgTACTTATTTATCAGATATTAATTTACAGAATTTAAACTGTAATATCATAATTCTTATCTAAAGTCGAGAGCTTTATTATAATATACTAGTTGATGATCCACATCTTGTGCGGACTATAtttctaacaatttttaatcttaatatttatttgtatataaaaatttatttaattagatacaattttaaattaaatactataaattataaaaactcaATATACATATTggtaatcaaaatattaaattatgttcttttttttcgtagctttatatataaaatgtgtATTTTGGATCAAAATCTTTTCTATAGTAATAAATAGGAAATTTAGATTCGAAATTAAAAACTTACTGTATTTGTAGACTGAAAAGAAATTCAGTAGCACATAAAGGATTATAAATAATATCAACCCACAAATATCAATGTTATATATTCTCTATAATCTAGATTTTTAAAACAGTGGGACAAaacacaaaattataaattataaaacattatctctctattttcttatattatacttattttttgttaaatttttagtGTTATTTAATGTTGTAATCTTAGTTTTTatgcttctatatatattttttaatgtttattaaacataattatataatttatatttacgaCATATTTTCAATGATGCTTTACCTTTAATCTTAACTTTAGTATTGTCATAATCTATATTTAGATCAATTTTCAATAAGAATATTagtcattaaaatcataaattaatataagatAAGCATAATTATGAGGAAaggtaaaatacatttatactaATCACTTTTACCCTCAATTTCAATGaaagtatatatatagacttttaccctcacttttaatgaaaggtAAAATTCATTTATACcactagggttaactaatctagacttagagtttaTAGTTGAGGGGCTTTTAGAatttgaaatttaggattctaataaatatataaataaatacttcaaaatattttaaaaaattaaaaaacaggttcaaacataattttcgatttcaaaaagaaattttgaaaaacaaaaattcaaaaaattaatttataaaaagttataatttgaaaaagtataattcaaaaacattaaaaaaattatattttttgatttttttttaatttttattgatttgtataattatttattatatatatagaacaagagtataagagtcttttaccatttaatgaagaatatatttttaaaaatgtctctTTTGTGGTGGTAAAGATAAATAATGAAAGTGATAAACATGAAATTCCTCCATAATTAATACTAGTAGATATTGTTAATATcaattgttaatatttatttattgattaaattttttaagtatcatgataattatatatattaaatatatatttttaaaattaatattatatgtatatcagtagaatatattaatatttattaattatcttaaatatcatgataaatacatatattaaaataaaatttaaaataataatattaattaaactaatgtaacatataacatataaactttatactattaaaataaaattcatttttaattatatataaaattcagtaaagatattgtttaaaattcgtttttaatataacatagaaatttaatattattaacattcatttttaattatatacaagatTCATtaagaataattttaaattaatatattaatgactcagctaataataaatcagtgatttagctaaaacctaataaaaacatgacaaataagtaaaattacctaaaatcatggaaaacatgacaaataagcaaaatcacttCGTAAATAATAGAATAGATCGGTTCATATAGACATGTATGGAAttgtgagaaaaaaaattatttctttatcatatgaaatataataaacaatagatcaaaccaaaaataataattgttcTTCACAAAATGCAGGAGCTATTACAGATGTACGTACCACACATGCAACGTGAAGAAACAAGTGCAAAGATTAGCAAAAGATCCGAAAATCATCGTAACGACTTATGAAGGCATTCATAACCATCCTTGTGAGAAACTCATGGAGACTCTTAATCCTCTCCTCAGACAGCTCCAGTTCCTCTCCAGTTTTTTGTAATCTTTGAGTAATTatatatgtcaatttaataCTTCAGTTGTAATTAATGTAAAGCTGATTATGGTTCTAATCACACCCGCTACCCAACATCTCCCAGAGAGAAAAGGGtatagaacaaaacaaaaatgtaacAGTTATGATTGATTGTTTTGTTCAGATCTATTGATTTATTTGTCTGCGCTTGGTAAGATTTGTTGATTTTAACTAGCTTCAATTAGGCATGCACCTTCAAATCTAAGTAGATTTCATACACTGATCCACCTCAACTAATTAGGAAGCTATTTGAATGATAAAGACTGCTCCTAAGATTCGCCATTTGTGGGATCGTTGTGTGGAATACAACAGTACTGCCAACATTTATTTGTTCTTTATCATAACAAGTTAGCATAAAACTAAATACCCCCAACTAAAGACCAAGTCCATGAAATGTGCATAGTGATGATAAGTCACAAAAGCTCATTCTGATAGAGTTGTCTGTCCTAATTAAGCATTAACTTTCCCTTGTTCTAGCCTCTCAAGTTCTCCATGGTGCTGTCGGTCCAGAAGGCCTCGTGAAGGCCGGAGGGGCGGTTGAAAAAGGCGGCTGAGTCTGAGATGTATGAACAGGTGGTGTCTGCGCCGGTTGTGAACCGTGAAGCCTAGTCTGAGACTGTTGGGTAGGTCGGATGATCATGTGGTCAAGAGCAGGGGAATATGAACCGGGCATAATACTACCTCGCATCCTTGGACGCCAGTTGGTTGTATCAGGAGTAGCCGAGTCCACATCCATTAGGTCACTAATTCGGGAAACTGACTGAACAGGGGGACTGCTCGGGCGCTGCGTCTGAGTGGTTACATGGCCACTGTTTAGACTTCTCACAAAATAACTGTTAGGCTGGCCAGAGAGTACTCTAGGGATACGCGGAGGCTGAGCCAAAGATGAAACATTCCCAGGAGACTGGCTCGTAACTTGAACTGGTTGCCTCCGGCTCTGCAAGAAAGACATATCATCAACATATGAATACTCACTTGAGAGGAGAAAGTAGAATCCTCAAACGGATACGCTAACCTGTGATGAACTTGTCACTAAAGGTCTCTGACTAGAGATTCTATTAAGATATGTTCCGGTGGGAGTAACAGGCGAAGCATGAACCTGAGAGAATTGAGGAGATGAAAAGGCGGTGGAAGTAGTTGCTGGTATCTCTCCTGGAGATGGTGCTTGTGAGAATGGCACAGGTACAGGTGTCGGATCTCGAGGCATTGGTATCTGAGAGGATTCTTGACCGGTTCCAGTACTCAATTGATCTAGCATCACCTGGTCAAGTGATATCACATCAGAGAAGTTAAACATAGAGCAGTAATCTTCGGCTGAAGGATCTTTGCTTCCGTTGTTATTATTAGATTGACCCTGAGCATCTGCAAGGTGGGGCTTCTGGTCCACAACCTTGTTGGTGTTACCAAATAGTTCAATATCAGCATCATTCTCATCATCCCCGGTAAGATCTAAGACAACTGGACCGGCATTGAACAAGCTATTTGGGTCTTCAAGATCATGGATTACATCACGAACAGGTTCCTCGTTCCCATTATTTTCCCTTCCAACCTTCCATGTGCCACCAGCATGGATGATTACATCAGCAGCTTTATGCCCCGCTTCTTTTAATATCTGAGAGCATATGATATGGACGAGTTATATCTCTATTAAGATGCAAATACAAAAATGTAGCAAGCAGTAAGCAAATCACAGCATAGAGAGATACTTGCCTTGACCATGTTTTGATCTAAACGGATCTCTGGGTAGGAAACAGGTTGATTGCAGTGAGGGCAGCGCCAGGATGGTTTTCTCATGTTTATGTAGACATAATTCGAGAAATCAAAACACTGCAGcaggaaaaaaaattactatattACTAACAAAGATTGAGAGAGTTACACAGTGTCTTCAGAAAGAGTCTTTCAACTCTGTAGTTATCAAAATCCTAGATCACCTGAAGATGTTTACACAACTGGCCCTTGACTGGAAGCTTTATTCGGCTGTGACTGTTTTAATATAGACTAAAATTAACGATCAAAGACAATCATAACATAACAAAGTAGCAAATAAAAAGAGGCAAATGTAGTACCTGATAGGACATCTGAGAGATACTCGTGATGGCCCCTCAATGATGTCAGAATCTAtacacaaaccaaaaaaaatcattgaggATTTGCAGTgcataaaaaaatcattactCTCTCTTATGATCTTGAATTACCTGGAGTTGACTCTACAGCTCCGGACTGAATGTACTCTTTAAGAACTGGTTTTTCAGGTGGCAGTGCTGTTCCCGTAAAAGCGATTACAATGATGTAATGGCCCTTGGAATCTCCCATAACTTGTAAGAGGTTTGTTCCATATTTAAGGATGGCAGTAACATTTGTTGGGAGTTGAGGCCCTGAATCCTGAATAGAAATAAACAttgacaatatatataaaac
This window encodes:
- the LOC103864092 gene encoding E4 SUMO-protein ligase PIAL2 isoform X3 — translated: MKSRKRLRIFPPCLNRNDVYTKTAVMVLMISVKHACKLGWFSDSEGQELIALADQMKNGFGTPENTSLAIQIPGGTLSQVMERFYPFVKLGHLLVSLEVKAGYTILAHDFHISKNMPHSPKERIRLFVVQTDNIYTSACLINPQEVSFMLNGKVVDKRVNISMDSGPQLPTNVTAILKYGTNLLQVMGDSKGHYIIVIAFTGTALPPEKPVLKEYIQSGAVESTPDSDIIEGPSRVSLRCPISHSRIKLPVKGQLCKHLQCFDFSNYVYINMRKPSWRCPHCNQPVSYPEIRLDQNMVKILKEAGHKAADVIIHAGGTWKVGRENNGNEEPVRDVIHDLEDPNSLFNAGPVVLDLTGDDENDADIELFGNTNKVVDQKPHLADAQGQSNNNNGSKDPSAEDYCSMFNFSDVISLDQVMLDQLSTGTGQESSQIPMPRDPTPVPVPFSQAPSPGEIPATTSTAFSSPQFSQVHASPVTPTGTYLNRISSQRPLVTSSSQSRRQPVQVTSQSPGNVSSLAQPPRIPRVLSGQPNSYFVRSLNSGHVTTQTQRPSSPPVQSVSRISDLMDVDSATPDTTNWRPRMRGSIMPGSYSPALDHMIIRPTQQSQTRLHGSQPAQTPPVHTSQTQPPFSTAPPAFTRPSGPTAPWRT
- the LOC103864092 gene encoding E4 SUMO-protein ligase PIAL2 isoform X1 — its product is MSSTTVRPVDGTGLPEKAAAALVNTFRLASVTQRLAFHIQAGSKSDVKEFQICCISLAKGIDFAIANNEIPKEVENLPSLLKQVCQYRNDVYTKTAVMVLMISVKHACKLGWFSDSEGQELIALADQMKNGFGTPENTSLAIQIPGGTLSQVMERFYPFVKLGHLLVSLEVKAGYTILAHDFHISKNMPHSPKERIRLFVVQTDNIYTSACLINPQEVSFMLNGKVVDKRVNISMDSGPQLPTNVTAILKYGTNLLQVMGDSKGHYIIVIAFTGTALPPEKPVLKEYIQSGAVESTPDSDIIEGPSRVSLRCPISHSRIKLPVKGQLCKHLQCFDFSNYVYINMRKPSWRCPHCNQPVSYPEIRLDQNMVKILKEAGHKAADVIIHAGGTWKVGRENNGNEEPVRDVIHDLEDPNSLFNAGPVVLDLTGDDENDADIELFGNTNKVVDQKPHLADAQGQSNNNNGSKDPSAEDYCSMFNFSDVISLDQVMLDQLSTGTGQESSQIPMPRDPTPVPVPFSQAPSPGEIPATTSTAFSSPQFSQVHASPVTPTGTYLNRISSQRPLVTSSSQSRRQPVQVTSQSPGNVSSLAQPPRIPRVLSGQPNSYFVRSLNSGHVTTQTQRPSSPPVQSVSRISDLMDVDSATPDTTNWRPRMRGSIMPGSYSPALDHMIIRPTQQSQTRLHGSQPAQTPPVHTSQTQPPFSTAPPAFTRPSGPTAPWRT
- the LOC103864092 gene encoding E4 SUMO-protein ligase PIAL2 isoform X2 is translated as MSSTTVRPVDGTGLPEKAAAALVNTFRLASVTQRLAFHIQAGSKSDVKEFQICCISLAKGIDFAIANNEIPKEVENLPSLLKQVCQYRNDVYTKTAVMVLMISVKHACKLGWFSDSEGQELIALADQMKNGFGTPENTSLAIQIPGGTLSQVMERFYPFVKLGHLLVSLEVKAGYTILAHDFHISKNMPHSPKERIRLFVVQTDNIYTSACLINPQEVSFMLNGKVVDKRVNISMDSGPQLPTNVTAILKYGTNLLQVMGDSKGHYIIVIAFTGTALPPEKPVLKEYIQSGAVESTPDSDIIEGPSRVSLRCPISHSRIKLPVKGQLCKHLQCFDFSNYVYINMRKPSWRCPHCNQPVSYPEIRLDQNMVKILKEAGHKAADVIIHAGGTWKVGRENNGNEEPVRDVIHDLEDPNSLFNAGPVVLDLTGDDENDADIELFGNTNKVVDQKPHLADAQGQSNNNNGSKDPSAEDYCSMFNFSDVISLDQVMLDQLSTGTGQESSQIPMPRDPTPVPVPFSQAPSPGEIPATTSTAFSSPQFSQSRRQPVQVTSQSPGNVSSLAQPPRIPRVLSGQPNSYFVRSLNSGHVTTQTQRPSSPPVQSVSRISDLMDVDSATPDTTNWRPRMRGSIMPGSYSPALDHMIIRPTQQSQTRLHGSQPAQTPPVHTSQTQPPFSTAPPAFTRPSGPTAPWRT